A portion of the Candidatus Methylomirabilota bacterium genome contains these proteins:
- the pal gene encoding peptidoglycan-associated lipoprotein Pal — MTTRCGRLAVLPLVIVLIVLGGCAKRPAVTQVSAPAPTGAVQPAPAPPPAAQAPAPAPAPAPVAPAPAAPAPPPPPPPAPKEFRAAPELRDIPFDFDKYTIRPDASKILDANARWLKANPNQLVLVEGHCDERGTNEYNLALGERRAKAAMSYLAAQGIPASRFTTVSYGEERPLCTEHNESCWAKNRRAHFLVKPQ, encoded by the coding sequence ATGACGACCCGCTGCGGACGACTCGCCGTTCTGCCCCTCGTGATCGTCCTGATCGTTCTCGGCGGGTGCGCCAAGCGGCCCGCGGTGACGCAGGTCTCAGCCCCGGCGCCGACGGGCGCGGTACAGCCCGCGCCGGCGCCACCGCCCGCTGCCCAGGCGCCCGCCCCCGCACCGGCACCCGCGCCGGTGGCTCCGGCGCCCGCGGCTCCGGCGCCGCCGCCCCCTCCACCCCCCGCGCCGAAGGAGTTCAGGGCGGCCCCCGAGCTGCGGGACATCCCCTTCGACTTCGACAAGTACACCATCCGCCCGGACGCCTCGAAGATCCTCGACGCGAACGCGCGCTGGCTGAAGGCCAACCCGAACCAGCTGGTGCTGGTCGAGGGGCACTGTGACGAGCGCGGGACCAACGAGTACAACCTCGCCCTCGGCGAGCGTCGGGCCAAGGCGGCGATGAGTTACCTGGCGGCCCAGGGCATCCCGGCGAGCCGCTTCACCACGGTCAGCTACGGCGAGGAGCGGCCGCTCTGCACCGAGCACAACGAATCCTGCTGGGCGAAGAACCGTCGCGCCCACTTCCTCGTCAAGCCCCAGTAA
- a CDS encoding pyruvate dehydrogenase yields MADLEILDRIQRKVLWLSAWMVHVANAHRSNVEGTKVGGHQASSASAVTLLTALYFKALRPGDAVAVKAHASPAFYAIQYLRGRLPATALRGLRSFGSLQAYPSRRKNPEIVDLSTGSMGLGAVQATFGALATRYLVDHGGAPGPERFIVMVGDAELDEGNVWEALAEEAVAELGNVLWIVDVNRQSLDRIVPDGRRRQLPELFAALGWRVIELRYGARLDALLARPGGAALRARLEAMPYAQYQSLLRLGPGAVRKALVTGPAGETDGAVDRLLAEISDETLPALVGDLGGHDLAAILEAFAEAERERARPQVILAHTIKGWGLPFAGDPLNHTALLTPAQIEELRAALGVEPGAEWEGFPGGSAEAEWIRRLPPLFVPPAPRPLAHQVPLELDETYAAEASTQEAFGRVLGALGRLPVAEAIVTVSADVAVTTHLGGWINRKGIYFPRGRPNFFAELPQAVQWRESERGQHIELGIAEHNLFLLLGALGLTRELSGVTLLPIGTLYDPFVSRGLDALYHALYSGAKFVVVATPSGVSLAPEGGAHQSVITPGIGVALPDIVYFDPPFAREVEWILLAALDAIARGQGESLYLRLSTRPVDQRLAPAGSPGWREQALAGAYRLIDARDEPGWDPEINAVHIFAAGVMVPDAVAASRALREEGVFANVFAVTSPDRLYRGLRTARPYLERLVAADEEGVPIVSVLDGHSHALAFLGSALGVPQIPLGVDHFGQSGRRQDLYRHYGIDAEAVARAARLLLGRLGP; encoded by the coding sequence ATGGCGGACCTGGAAATCCTCGACCGGATTCAGCGGAAAGTGCTCTGGCTCAGCGCCTGGATGGTGCACGTCGCCAACGCGCATCGTTCCAACGTCGAGGGCACGAAAGTCGGCGGTCACCAGGCCTCCTCCGCGTCGGCAGTCACGCTCCTGACGGCGCTCTATTTCAAAGCCCTCCGTCCGGGCGACGCCGTGGCCGTCAAGGCCCACGCGTCGCCGGCATTTTACGCGATTCAGTACCTCCGGGGGCGGCTGCCGGCCACCGCGCTCCGGGGGCTGCGAAGCTTCGGGAGTCTACAGGCCTATCCCAGTCGGCGCAAGAACCCCGAGATCGTGGACCTGTCCACCGGCTCGATGGGCCTGGGCGCCGTGCAGGCCACGTTCGGCGCGCTCGCGACCCGCTACCTCGTCGATCACGGCGGGGCTCCCGGGCCGGAACGGTTCATCGTCATGGTCGGCGATGCCGAGCTGGACGAGGGCAACGTCTGGGAGGCGCTGGCCGAGGAGGCGGTGGCTGAGCTCGGCAACGTCCTGTGGATCGTCGACGTGAACCGCCAGAGCCTCGACCGGATCGTGCCCGACGGACGGCGCCGGCAACTGCCCGAGCTCTTCGCCGCTCTCGGCTGGCGCGTCATCGAGCTCCGTTACGGGGCGCGCCTCGACGCGCTGCTCGCGCGCCCGGGCGGCGCCGCCCTGCGTGCGCGCCTGGAGGCGATGCCCTACGCGCAGTACCAGAGTCTGCTGCGGCTCGGCCCCGGGGCCGTCCGCAAGGCGCTGGTGACGGGGCCGGCGGGGGAGACGGACGGCGCGGTCGATCGCCTGCTCGCGGAGATTTCGGACGAGACCCTGCCGGCGCTCGTCGGCGATCTCGGCGGCCACGATCTGGCCGCGATCCTCGAGGCGTTCGCCGAGGCGGAGCGCGAGCGCGCCCGGCCCCAGGTGATCCTCGCCCACACGATCAAGGGGTGGGGGCTCCCGTTCGCCGGCGACCCGCTGAATCACACCGCGCTCCTGACGCCGGCGCAGATCGAGGAGCTTCGCGCGGCGCTCGGCGTCGAGCCGGGCGCGGAGTGGGAGGGATTCCCCGGCGGGAGCGCCGAGGCCGAGTGGATCCGTCGCCTGCCGCCCCTCTTCGTCCCGCCCGCGCCCCGCCCGCTCGCCCACCAGGTTCCCCTCGAGCTGGACGAGACCTATGCCGCCGAGGCCTCCACCCAGGAGGCTTTTGGTCGGGTATTGGGGGCGCTCGGCCGTTTGCCGGTCGCCGAGGCCATCGTCACGGTCTCGGCGGACGTGGCCGTGACCACGCATCTGGGGGGCTGGATCAATCGCAAGGGGATCTACTTTCCGCGGGGCCGGCCGAACTTCTTCGCCGAGCTGCCGCAGGCCGTGCAGTGGCGGGAGTCCGAGCGCGGCCAGCACATCGAGCTCGGCATCGCCGAGCACAACCTCTTCCTGCTGCTGGGAGCGCTCGGCCTCACCCGCGAGCTGAGCGGGGTGACGCTGTTGCCGATCGGCACGCTCTACGATCCCTTCGTGAGCCGCGGGCTCGACGCGCTCTATCACGCGCTCTACTCCGGCGCGAAGTTCGTCGTGGTGGCCACGCCCTCCGGCGTGAGCCTCGCCCCCGAGGGCGGCGCCCATCAGTCGGTGATCACGCCGGGCATCGGCGTGGCGCTCCCCGACATCGTCTACTTCGATCCCCCCTTCGCGCGCGAGGTCGAGTGGATCCTGCTGGCCGCGCTCGACGCCATCGCCCGCGGCCAGGGCGAGAGCCTTTATCTGAGATTGTCGACGCGGCCGGTCGACCAGCGTCTGGCTCCGGCAGGGAGCCCCGGCTGGCGCGAGCAGGCACTGGCCGGCGCCTATCGCCTCATCGACGCGCGCGACGAGCCCGGCTGGGATCCGGAGATCAACGCGGTCCACATCTTCGCCGCCGGCGTCATGGTTCCGGACGCCGTGGCGGCCAGCCGGGCGCTCCGTGAGGAGGGCGTCTTCGCCAACGTCTTCGCCGTGACGAGCCCCGATCGTCTCTACCGGGGCCTGCGGACGGCTCGGCCCTACCTGGAGCGACTGGTTGCGGCCGACGAGGAGGGCGTGCCGATCGTCTCGGTGCTGGATGGCCACTCGCACGCGCTGGCGTTTCTCGGGTCGGCCCTCGGCGTGCCCCAGATCCCCCTCGGGGTGGATCACTTCGGTCAGTCGGGACGGCGACAGGACCTGTATCGCCACTACGGGATCGACGCCGAGGCCGTGGCCCGCGCGGCCCGCCTCCTGCTGGGGAGGCTCGGGCCGTGA